One stretch of Arachis hypogaea cultivar Tifrunner chromosome 20, arahy.Tifrunner.gnm2.J5K5, whole genome shotgun sequence DNA includes these proteins:
- the LOC112782537 gene encoding proline transporter 1 isoform X2, which yields MVPLGWVGGVVGLILATMISLYANALVAMLHEYGGRRHIRCRDLAGFIYGRWAYTLTWALQYVNLFMINTGYIILAGSALKATYLLFWDDHTMKLPYFIAIAGFVCAMFAFGIPTLSALGVWLGFSTLLSLAYIVIAFVLSLKDGLNAPPRDFSIPGDGAGKIFSIIGASANLVFAYNTGMLPEIQATIKQPVVTNMMKALYFQFTVGVLPLYLVTFTGYWAYGNSTSAYLLNNVNGPVWVKAVANITAFLQSVIALHIFASPMYEYADTKYGITGSALQIKNLTFRILLRGGYLTFNTFVSALLPFLGDFMSLTGAISTFPLTFILANHMYLTAKKDKQSSMQQLWHWLNIVFFSIMSLVATVSAVRLISVDSKTYHLFADL from the exons ATGGTGCCGCTTGGTTGGGTTGGTGGCGTGGTTGGTCTAATCCTGGCCACCATGATTTCGCTCTATGCAAATGCTCTTGTTGCTATGCTCCATGAGTATGGGGGGAGAAGGCACATCAGATGTAGAGATCTTGCTGGATTCATATACG GAAGATGGGCGTATACTCTTACATGGGCTCTACAATACGTCAATCTTTTCATGATCAATACTGGCTATATCATTTTGGCCGGTTCAGCCTTGAAA GCTACTTATCTTCTATTTTGGGATGATCACACAATGAAACTTCCATATTTTATTGCCATAGCTGGCTTTGTGTGTGCAATGTTTGCCTTTGGAATCCCTACTCTTTCAGCTCTTGGAGTTTGGCTGGGTTTTTCAACTCTCTTGAGTCTAGCTTATATTGTTATAGCATTTGTGCTGTCCCTTAAAGATG GATTGAATGCACCACCTAGAGATTTCAGTATTCCGGGCGATGGCGCCGGTAAAATATTTTCGATCATCGGAGCAAGCGCTAATCTCGTGTTCGCATATAACACTGGCATGCTTCCCGAAATACAG GCAACAATTAAGCAGCCAGTTGTGACGAACATGATGAAAGCCCTGTATTTTCAGTTCACAGTTGGTGTTCTTCCATTGTACCTGGTTACGTTTACAGGTTACTGGGCTTATGGAAATTCCACATCAGCATATTTGCTGAACAATGTGAATGGTCCTGTTTGGGTTAAAGCTGTAGCTAACATTACAGCTTTTCTTCAATCAGTCATTGCATTGCAT ATATTTGCTAGTCCTATGTATGAGTATGCGGACACCAAATATGGGATCACCGGAAGTGCCCTACAAATTAAGAACTTAACATTCAGGATTTTACTAAGAGGTGGCTACCTCACCTTCAATACATTTGTATCTGCTCTGCTACCATTTCTTGGAGATTTCATGAGCCTCACAGGTGCAATAAGCACATTCCCACTCACATTTATTCTTGCAAACCATATGTACCTAACGGCAAAGAAGGACAAACAATCATCCATGCAACAGCTTTGGCACTGGCTCAACATTGTTTTCTTTAGCATCATGTCTCTTGTAGCAACAGTTTCGGCCGTACGGCTTATCTCCGTAGACTCCAAAACATACCATCTTTTTGCTGATTTATGA
- the LOC112782537 gene encoding proline transporter 1 isoform X1 encodes MPNVGRNDSEHENHKDGKGNVKAPETAHQISSDSWFQVAFVLTTGINSAYVLGYSGTIMVPLGWVGGVVGLILATMISLYANALVAMLHEYGGRRHIRCRDLAGFIYGRWAYTLTWALQYVNLFMINTGYIILAGSALKATYLLFWDDHTMKLPYFIAIAGFVCAMFAFGIPTLSALGVWLGFSTLLSLAYIVIAFVLSLKDGLNAPPRDFSIPGDGAGKIFSIIGASANLVFAYNTGMLPEIQATIKQPVVTNMMKALYFQFTVGVLPLYLVTFTGYWAYGNSTSAYLLNNVNGPVWVKAVANITAFLQSVIALHIFASPMYEYADTKYGITGSALQIKNLTFRILLRGGYLTFNTFVSALLPFLGDFMSLTGAISTFPLTFILANHMYLTAKKDKQSSMQQLWHWLNIVFFSIMSLVATVSAVRLISVDSKTYHLFADL; translated from the exons ATGCCTAACGTGGGAAGGAACGATAGTgaacatgaaaatcacaaggatgGTAAAGGCAACGTTAAAGCACCGGAAACCGCGCACCAGATTAGTAGCG ATTCATGGTTTCAAGTGGCTTTTGTCCTAACCACCGGAATCAACAGCGCTTATGTGCTGGGATATTCCGGCACCATCATGGTGCCGCTTGGTTGGGTTGGTGGCGTGGTTGGTCTAATCCTGGCCACCATGATTTCGCTCTATGCAAATGCTCTTGTTGCTATGCTCCATGAGTATGGGGGGAGAAGGCACATCAGATGTAGAGATCTTGCTGGATTCATATACG GAAGATGGGCGTATACTCTTACATGGGCTCTACAATACGTCAATCTTTTCATGATCAATACTGGCTATATCATTTTGGCCGGTTCAGCCTTGAAA GCTACTTATCTTCTATTTTGGGATGATCACACAATGAAACTTCCATATTTTATTGCCATAGCTGGCTTTGTGTGTGCAATGTTTGCCTTTGGAATCCCTACTCTTTCAGCTCTTGGAGTTTGGCTGGGTTTTTCAACTCTCTTGAGTCTAGCTTATATTGTTATAGCATTTGTGCTGTCCCTTAAAGATG GATTGAATGCACCACCTAGAGATTTCAGTATTCCGGGCGATGGCGCCGGTAAAATATTTTCGATCATCGGAGCAAGCGCTAATCTCGTGTTCGCATATAACACTGGCATGCTTCCCGAAATACAG GCAACAATTAAGCAGCCAGTTGTGACGAACATGATGAAAGCCCTGTATTTTCAGTTCACAGTTGGTGTTCTTCCATTGTACCTGGTTACGTTTACAGGTTACTGGGCTTATGGAAATTCCACATCAGCATATTTGCTGAACAATGTGAATGGTCCTGTTTGGGTTAAAGCTGTAGCTAACATTACAGCTTTTCTTCAATCAGTCATTGCATTGCAT ATATTTGCTAGTCCTATGTATGAGTATGCGGACACCAAATATGGGATCACCGGAAGTGCCCTACAAATTAAGAACTTAACATTCAGGATTTTACTAAGAGGTGGCTACCTCACCTTCAATACATTTGTATCTGCTCTGCTACCATTTCTTGGAGATTTCATGAGCCTCACAGGTGCAATAAGCACATTCCCACTCACATTTATTCTTGCAAACCATATGTACCTAACGGCAAAGAAGGACAAACAATCATCCATGCAACAGCTTTGGCACTGGCTCAACATTGTTTTCTTTAGCATCATGTCTCTTGTAGCAACAGTTTCGGCCGTACGGCTTATCTCCGTAGACTCCAAAACATACCATCTTTTTGCTGATTTATGA
- the LOC112782538 gene encoding uncharacterized protein isoform X1, with protein sequence MRRMAQQTCPLLAKLPTVPCREMGLWTLLEGFLLLANALAIINEDRFLAPRGWGFSDFSVRRTKSLKGQIIGLIHASQYLRVPLILLNTIFIIVKFLSG encoded by the exons ATGAGGAGAATGGCACAGCAAACG TGTCCACTCCTCGCGAAGCTACCCACCGTTCCG TGTAGGGAGATGGGTTTGTGGACACTACTAGAGGGGTTCTTGCTCCTTGCAAATGCACTGGCAATAATAAATGAGGACCGGTTTCTTGCACCGAGAGGGTGGGGCTTCTCAGATTTCTCAGTTAGGAGGACAAAGTCCTTGAAAGGCCAGATTATAGGTCTCATTCATGCAAGTCAGTACTTGAGAGTTCCTCTCATACTTCTCAACACCATCTTCATTATTGTAAAGTTTCTGtctggatga
- the LOC112782537 gene encoding proline transporter 1 isoform X3 translates to MPNVGRNDSEHENHKDGKGNVKAPETAHQISSDSWFQVAFVLTTGINSAYVLGYSGTIMVPLGWVGGVVGLILATMISLYANALVAMLHEYGGRRHIRCRDLAGFIYGRWAYTLTWALQYVNLFMINTGYIILAGSALKATYLLFWDDHTMKLPYFIAIAGFVCAMFAFGIPTLSALGVWLGFSTLLSLAYIVIAFVLSLKDGLNAPPRDFSIPGDGAGKIFSIIGASANLVFAYNTGMLPEIQATIKQPVVTNMMKALYFQFTVGVLPLYLVTFTDIC, encoded by the exons ATGCCTAACGTGGGAAGGAACGATAGTgaacatgaaaatcacaaggatgGTAAAGGCAACGTTAAAGCACCGGAAACCGCGCACCAGATTAGTAGCG ATTCATGGTTTCAAGTGGCTTTTGTCCTAACCACCGGAATCAACAGCGCTTATGTGCTGGGATATTCCGGCACCATCATGGTGCCGCTTGGTTGGGTTGGTGGCGTGGTTGGTCTAATCCTGGCCACCATGATTTCGCTCTATGCAAATGCTCTTGTTGCTATGCTCCATGAGTATGGGGGGAGAAGGCACATCAGATGTAGAGATCTTGCTGGATTCATATACG GAAGATGGGCGTATACTCTTACATGGGCTCTACAATACGTCAATCTTTTCATGATCAATACTGGCTATATCATTTTGGCCGGTTCAGCCTTGAAA GCTACTTATCTTCTATTTTGGGATGATCACACAATGAAACTTCCATATTTTATTGCCATAGCTGGCTTTGTGTGTGCAATGTTTGCCTTTGGAATCCCTACTCTTTCAGCTCTTGGAGTTTGGCTGGGTTTTTCAACTCTCTTGAGTCTAGCTTATATTGTTATAGCATTTGTGCTGTCCCTTAAAGATG GATTGAATGCACCACCTAGAGATTTCAGTATTCCGGGCGATGGCGCCGGTAAAATATTTTCGATCATCGGAGCAAGCGCTAATCTCGTGTTCGCATATAACACTGGCATGCTTCCCGAAATACAG GCAACAATTAAGCAGCCAGTTGTGACGAACATGATGAAAGCCCTGTATTTTCAGTTCACAGTTGGTGTTCTTCCATTGTACCTGGTTACGTTTACAG ATATTTGCTAG
- the LOC112784948 gene encoding uncharacterized protein codes for MGLWTLLEGFLLLANALAIINEDRFLAPRGWGFSDFSVRRTKSLKGQIIGLIHASQYLRVPLILLNTIFIIVKFLSG; via the coding sequence ATGGGTTTGTGGACACTACTAGAGGGGTTCTTGCTCCTTGCAAATGCACTGGCAATAATAAATGAGGACCGGTTTCTTGCACCGAGAGGGTGGGGCTTCTCAGATTTCTCAGTTAGGAGGACAAAGTCCTTGAAAGGCCAGATTATAGGTCTCATTCATGCAAGTCAGTACTTGAGAGTTCCTCTCATACTTCTCAACACCATCTTCATTATTGTAAAGTTTCTGtctggatga